A genomic window from Triticum urartu cultivar G1812 chromosome 7, Tu2.1, whole genome shotgun sequence includes:
- the LOC125523364 gene encoding BURP domain-containing protein 17-like isoform X1 — MQHIALQRAHTMDVLLSLVSLLLITGGGSPHVSFANAATTNSVTPRAYWEAVLPGTPIPPAVSDMLVQQEVRASLDDIDLKFVKGLRKIGPYYKKLKSEADQGEEHSHTASQAEHKLKEDSLSYGSKGGDNLKEVSVSYGAKVGERPEKVSVSYGVGAKDVPKRDFVAQEDVKEVSLSYESKGENNLKEVSVSHGSKDRDFVAQEGDLKEVSVSYGLDEGKNEHIEVLNQGEDDPHRVTMSYRPEQEDDPNKATMTYRAEQEDDPNKVTMSYRSEQEEDPHKVTMSYGSEQEDDPNKVTMTYRSEQEEDPHKVTMSYGSQQEDDPNKATMTYMSEQQEDPHKVTMSYGSNHAEYTNKLTMTYGSKDEVDPNKATMSYRSEHENDLKTVSTGHMAHIEATGKASHHVHSHSHMNKRQADVFFFRDMLRPGSMITPTIPPTNSLPTLLPRHVADSLPFSIERFPDIVAMFAPTSLGMIRDIRWTLDTCEHPRTLPGEKAGCATSLESLGELTTSLLGTSNVRAFSAAKLPVEAPGTPALRGRYNVTAARRLSKSSEIVTCHDLTYPYAVYYCHTSNPTAAYAVTLASVDGGAAPATMEALAVCHLDTSQWSLKHPFFALHNVKPGDVAVCHFLTKLSVVWVQAGEPGNAHAAAR, encoded by the exons ATGCAACACATTGCACTGCAGCGCGCGCACACCATGGATGTACTCCTGTCACTCGTCTCGCTTCTTCTG ATTACTGGAGGAGGCAGTCCTCATGTGAGCTTCGCCAATGCGGCCACGACGAACTCGGTGACGCCGAGGGCGTACTGGGAGGCGGTGCTTCCCGGAACTCCAATTCCCCCAGCCGTCAGCGacatgttagtccaacaagaag TGCGTGCCTCTCTAGACGATATTGATCTCAAATTTGTCAAAGGACTACGAAAAATCGGACCATATTATAAGAAACTCAAGTCAGAAGCTGATCAAGGGGAAGAACATAGTCATACTGCATCACAAGCTGAACATAAGTTAAAGGAGGACTCTTTGTCGTATGGATCAAAAGGTGGAGACAATTTAAAGGAGGTCTCTGTGTCATATGGGGCAAAAGTTGGAGAGAGACCGGAAAAAGTCTCGGTGTCTTATGGGGTAGGTGCCAAAGATGTTCCAAAGAGAGACTTCGTGGCACAAGAAGATGTGAAGGAGGTTTCTCTGTCATATGAATCAAAAGGTGAAAATAATTTAAAAGAAGTATCTGTGTCACATGGATCAAAAGATAGAGACTTTGTGGCACAAGAAGGAGATCTAAAAGAAGTCTCAGTGTCATATGGGTTAGATGAAGGGAAAAATGAACATATTGAAGTCTTGAATCAAGGTGAAGATGATCCACATAGAGTCACAATGTCATACAGGCCAGAACAAGAAGATGATCCCAATAAAGCTACAATGACATACAGGGCAGAACAAGAAGATGATCCCAATAAAGTTACAATGTCATATAGGTCAGAACAAGAGGAAGATCCACATAAAGTCACAATGTCATATGGGTCGGAACAAGAAGATGATCCCAATAAAGTTACAATGACATATAGGTCAGAACAAGAAGAAGATCCACATAAAGTTACGATGTCATATGGGTCGCAACAAGAAGATGATCCCAATAAAGCTACGATGACATATATGtcagaacaacaagaagatccaCATAAAGTTACAATGTCATACGGGTCAAACCATGCAGAGTATACAAATAAACTTACAATGACATATGGGTCAAAAGATGAAGTGGATCCAAACAAAGCTACAATGTCATATAGGTCGGAACATGAAAATGACCTAAAGACCGTTTCTACGGGGCATATGGCACACATAGAAG CAACAGGAAAGGCGAGCCACCATGTTCACTCTCATAGCCACATGAACAAAAGACAGGCGGATGTTTTCTTCTTCCGCGACATGCTGCGGCCAGGGTCAATGATCACCCCGACCATCCCGCCGACCAACTCCTTGCCGACGCTTCTTCCCCGCCACGTCGCCGACTCCCTTCCATTCTCCATCGAGCGCTTCCCGGACATCGTCGCGATGTTTGCGCCAACGTCCCTTGGGATGATTAGAGACATTCGGTGGACGCTGGACACCTGTGAGCACCCACGGACGCTCCCCGGCGAAAAAGCAGGATGCGCCACCTCCCTCGAGTCCCTCGGCGAGCTCACGACGTCCCTTCTCGGAACGTCCAACGTCCGTGCGTTCTCCGCCGCCAAGCTTCCCGTGGAAGCCCCGGGCACACCGGCGCTGCGGGGGAGGTACAACGTGACGGCTGCCCGAAGGCTCTCCAAGTCATCGGAGATCGTGACCTGCCACGACTTGACGTACCCGTATGCGGTGTACTACTGCCACACATCCAACCCCACCGCCGCGTACGCGGTGACGCTGGCGAGCGTGGATGGGGGCGCGGCGCCGGCGACAATGGAGGCGTTGGCCGTGTGCCACCTCGACACGTCGCAATGGAGCCTGAAGCACCCGTTCTTTGCGCTGCACAACGTCAAGCCAGGGGATGTCGCTGTGTGCCACTTCCTCACCAAGCTAAGCGTGGTGTGGGTGCAGGCCGGCGAGCCCGGAAACGCACATGCGGCGGCCCGGTAG
- the LOC125523364 gene encoding BURP domain-containing protein 17-like isoform X2, translated as MQHIALQRAHTMDVLLSLVSLLLITGGGSPHVSFANAATTNSVTPRAYWEAVLPGTPIPPAVSDMLVQQEVRASLDDIDLKFVKGLRKIGPYYKKLKSEADQGEEHSHTASQAEHKLKEDSLSYGSKGGDNLKEVSVSYGAKVGERPEKVSVSYGVGAKDVPKRDFVAQEDVKEVSLSYESKGENNLKEVSVSHGSKDRDFVAQEGDLKEVSVSYGLDEGKNEHIEVLNQGEDDPHRVTMSYRPEQEDDPNKATMTYRAEQEDDPNKVTMSYRSEQEEDPHKVTMSYGSEQEDDPNKVTMTYRSEQEEDPHKVTMSYGSQQEDDPNKATMTYMSEQQEDPHKVTMSYGSNHAEYTNKLTMTYGSKDEVDPNKATMSYRSEHENDLKTVSTGHMAHIEGKASHHVHSHSHMNKRQADVFFFRDMLRPGSMITPTIPPTNSLPTLLPRHVADSLPFSIERFPDIVAMFAPTSLGMIRDIRWTLDTCEHPRTLPGEKAGCATSLESLGELTTSLLGTSNVRAFSAAKLPVEAPGTPALRGRYNVTAARRLSKSSEIVTCHDLTYPYAVYYCHTSNPTAAYAVTLASVDGGAAPATMEALAVCHLDTSQWSLKHPFFALHNVKPGDVAVCHFLTKLSVVWVQAGEPGNAHAAAR; from the exons ATGCAACACATTGCACTGCAGCGCGCGCACACCATGGATGTACTCCTGTCACTCGTCTCGCTTCTTCTG ATTACTGGAGGAGGCAGTCCTCATGTGAGCTTCGCCAATGCGGCCACGACGAACTCGGTGACGCCGAGGGCGTACTGGGAGGCGGTGCTTCCCGGAACTCCAATTCCCCCAGCCGTCAGCGacatgttagtccaacaagaag TGCGTGCCTCTCTAGACGATATTGATCTCAAATTTGTCAAAGGACTACGAAAAATCGGACCATATTATAAGAAACTCAAGTCAGAAGCTGATCAAGGGGAAGAACATAGTCATACTGCATCACAAGCTGAACATAAGTTAAAGGAGGACTCTTTGTCGTATGGATCAAAAGGTGGAGACAATTTAAAGGAGGTCTCTGTGTCATATGGGGCAAAAGTTGGAGAGAGACCGGAAAAAGTCTCGGTGTCTTATGGGGTAGGTGCCAAAGATGTTCCAAAGAGAGACTTCGTGGCACAAGAAGATGTGAAGGAGGTTTCTCTGTCATATGAATCAAAAGGTGAAAATAATTTAAAAGAAGTATCTGTGTCACATGGATCAAAAGATAGAGACTTTGTGGCACAAGAAGGAGATCTAAAAGAAGTCTCAGTGTCATATGGGTTAGATGAAGGGAAAAATGAACATATTGAAGTCTTGAATCAAGGTGAAGATGATCCACATAGAGTCACAATGTCATACAGGCCAGAACAAGAAGATGATCCCAATAAAGCTACAATGACATACAGGGCAGAACAAGAAGATGATCCCAATAAAGTTACAATGTCATATAGGTCAGAACAAGAGGAAGATCCACATAAAGTCACAATGTCATATGGGTCGGAACAAGAAGATGATCCCAATAAAGTTACAATGACATATAGGTCAGAACAAGAAGAAGATCCACATAAAGTTACGATGTCATATGGGTCGCAACAAGAAGATGATCCCAATAAAGCTACGATGACATATATGtcagaacaacaagaagatccaCATAAAGTTACAATGTCATACGGGTCAAACCATGCAGAGTATACAAATAAACTTACAATGACATATGGGTCAAAAGATGAAGTGGATCCAAACAAAGCTACAATGTCATATAGGTCGGAACATGAAAATGACCTAAAGACCGTTTCTACGGGGCATATGGCACACATAGAAG GAAAGGCGAGCCACCATGTTCACTCTCATAGCCACATGAACAAAAGACAGGCGGATGTTTTCTTCTTCCGCGACATGCTGCGGCCAGGGTCAATGATCACCCCGACCATCCCGCCGACCAACTCCTTGCCGACGCTTCTTCCCCGCCACGTCGCCGACTCCCTTCCATTCTCCATCGAGCGCTTCCCGGACATCGTCGCGATGTTTGCGCCAACGTCCCTTGGGATGATTAGAGACATTCGGTGGACGCTGGACACCTGTGAGCACCCACGGACGCTCCCCGGCGAAAAAGCAGGATGCGCCACCTCCCTCGAGTCCCTCGGCGAGCTCACGACGTCCCTTCTCGGAACGTCCAACGTCCGTGCGTTCTCCGCCGCCAAGCTTCCCGTGGAAGCCCCGGGCACACCGGCGCTGCGGGGGAGGTACAACGTGACGGCTGCCCGAAGGCTCTCCAAGTCATCGGAGATCGTGACCTGCCACGACTTGACGTACCCGTATGCGGTGTACTACTGCCACACATCCAACCCCACCGCCGCGTACGCGGTGACGCTGGCGAGCGTGGATGGGGGCGCGGCGCCGGCGACAATGGAGGCGTTGGCCGTGTGCCACCTCGACACGTCGCAATGGAGCCTGAAGCACCCGTTCTTTGCGCTGCACAACGTCAAGCCAGGGGATGTCGCTGTGTGCCACTTCCTCACCAAGCTAAGCGTGGTGTGGGTGCAGGCCGGCGAGCCCGGAAACGCACATGCGGCGGCCCGGTAG